One Pontibacillus halophilus JSM 076056 = DSM 19796 DNA segment encodes these proteins:
- a CDS encoding YuiB family protein: MGFNIVQAFVSVLLFFVLFFGISFIVNMLFRKTWVMAIVYPVIIIFIIDNIGIMEYFTAPSTSVQTAWGHLIRLTIVDGVILSSGLIGVLVSGIVIRTLRARGYQMF, translated from the coding sequence TTGGGGTTTAACATCGTACAAGCTTTTGTTTCTGTATTGTTATTTTTTGTTTTGTTCTTTGGGATTTCTTTCATTGTGAACATGCTCTTCCGTAAAACGTGGGTGATGGCAATTGTTTATCCGGTCATTATCATCTTTATTATTGATAATATTGGAATTATGGAATATTTCACCGCGCCTAGTACGTCCGTTCAGACCGCGTGGGGACACCTTATACGCTTAACAATTGTGGACGGTGTTATTCTTTCTTCAGGCCTAATTGGAGTGCTTGTGTCGGGTATTGTCATTCGCACGTTACGAGCAAGAGGATACCAGATGTTTTAA
- a CDS encoding NAD(P)/FAD-dependent oxidoreductase: MSDQVYDITIIGGGPVGLFTAFYGGMRQASVKIIESLPQLGGQLSALYPEKYIYDVAGFPKVQAQELVDNLKEQAGQFDPAIALEEEVQTVERLEDGTIKLTTNKVVHYTRTIIVTAGNGAFQPRRIELEGSREFEGKNLHYHVEDMQQYAGQNVMVLGGGDSAVDWALMLEPIAKSVTIVHRRDKFRAHEHSVEQLRNSSINIMTPFSPQELIGTDKVEQVVLKESKGDRVETIDVDSVIVNYGFVSSLGPIKEWELELEKNSIVVNTRMETNIPGIYAAGDIATYPGKVKLIASGFGEGPTAVNNAKAYMDPEAKVQPKHSTSLFGQ, encoded by the coding sequence GTGTCAGATCAAGTATATGATATTACCATTATCGGCGGCGGCCCCGTCGGTTTATTTACAGCCTTTTATGGAGGAATGCGACAGGCAAGCGTGAAAATTATTGAAAGTCTTCCTCAACTTGGAGGACAACTGTCCGCATTGTACCCTGAAAAATATATTTATGACGTAGCTGGTTTCCCTAAAGTACAAGCTCAAGAGCTAGTAGACAACTTAAAAGAACAAGCTGGTCAGTTTGACCCTGCGATCGCCCTTGAAGAAGAAGTACAAACTGTAGAGCGTTTAGAAGATGGAACCATTAAGCTGACAACAAATAAGGTTGTACATTACACACGTACAATCATTGTGACAGCAGGAAATGGAGCCTTCCAACCACGTCGCATTGAACTTGAAGGTTCTCGTGAATTTGAAGGAAAGAATCTTCACTACCATGTTGAAGATATGCAACAATACGCAGGACAAAATGTGATGGTGCTAGGCGGCGGAGACTCAGCAGTAGACTGGGCGCTTATGCTTGAGCCAATTGCGAAATCCGTTACCATCGTCCACCGTCGTGATAAATTCCGCGCACACGAGCATAGTGTAGAGCAATTGCGTAATTCAAGCATTAACATCATGACGCCTTTCTCACCACAAGAGTTAATCGGTACAGACAAAGTCGAGCAAGTTGTACTGAAAGAATCTAAAGGAGACAGAGTTGAAACGATTGATGTTGATTCTGTAATCGTAAACTACGGATTCGTCTCTTCCCTTGGACCGATAAAGGAATGGGAGTTAGAACTTGAGAAGAACAGCATCGTAGTCAATACTCGCATGGAGACGAACATCCCTGGTATTTACGCTGCTGGTGACATTGCTACTTACCCTGGTAAAGTGAAACTAATCGCATCAGGATTCGGTGAAGGCCCAACGGCGGTCAACAACGCGAAGGCCTACATGGACCCAGAAGCGAAAGTTCAGCCGAAACACTCTACCTCATTATTTGGACAATAG
- a CDS encoding superoxide dismutase family protein gives MKKRYVSAFLTGVLVLGGCMNENRSSLEVQMYNASGDAIGTATLGEQSDGVGVKVSVTGLKPGLHGIHIHEFAKCEGPDFKTAGNHFNPDGKLHGLMNPEGAHVGDLPNIEADGSGLAEAELVVQGATMKDGKKSLLRDEGTSIIIHENQDDGVSQPGGNAGERIACGVISMKEKNGENPPSDPTETGDQKEKES, from the coding sequence ATGAAGAAACGGTATGTAAGTGCATTTCTTACAGGAGTATTGGTATTAGGGGGATGTATGAATGAAAATCGTTCCTCTTTAGAAGTTCAGATGTATAATGCATCAGGTGATGCCATAGGTACGGCAACACTTGGGGAACAGTCTGATGGTGTTGGTGTTAAAGTATCTGTAACAGGCCTAAAGCCTGGTCTACATGGAATTCATATACATGAATTTGCAAAGTGCGAAGGGCCTGACTTTAAAACCGCGGGTAACCACTTTAATCCTGATGGCAAGCTACACGGCCTTATGAACCCAGAAGGAGCACATGTTGGTGATTTGCCTAACATTGAAGCTGATGGGAGCGGACTTGCCGAAGCCGAGTTAGTCGTACAAGGGGCAACGATGAAAGATGGGAAGAAATCTTTGCTTCGTGATGAAGGGACTTCAATTATTATTCATGAGAATCAAGATGATGGAGTATCCCAACCCGGAGGAAATGCAGGGGAGCGAATTGCTTGTGGTGTGATTTCTATGAAAGAGAAAAACGGTGAGAATCCACCATCAGACCCTACAGAAACTGGTGACCAAAAGGAAAAAGAATCATAA
- a CDS encoding cation:proton antiporter, whose product MLFIFWLGFLGLKINFPNVILYILLGLVLAGTLHDSEILHFASEIGIVLLFFLLGLEFNVSRLQDIAKRIWGAGILDIVLNLGVVMAIAILFGLDWFTAFLIGGVTYATSSSITAKLLDDRSRMANTETEFILALLIFEDLIAPIVVAILIGMSSGDSFAAIDLLVLLGKIVGLGLGAILLGKFVFKGFGTFLDKIDDEDFKIALLIGIALTYGGLALFLGLSEVLGAFLAGIMLSEVGKIERIEHTVLPVKDLMLPLFFVYFGTTVELLNGVPMIMLLIILLVWSMFGKILVGIVGGRVFGLSKRVAFRAGLSICSRGEFSVVIAALAAGTTKVFSGIYIIAAALLGMLFFEKAPQLTNLVYGKPVKKTKSLKVPGN is encoded by the coding sequence TTGTTGTTCATTTTCTGGCTCGGATTTCTAGGATTAAAGATCAATTTTCCAAACGTTATCCTTTACATTCTGTTAGGTCTAGTGCTTGCAGGAACGCTCCATGATAGTGAAATTCTCCATTTCGCTAGTGAAATCGGAATTGTGTTGCTCTTCTTTTTACTTGGGTTGGAGTTTAATGTTAGTCGACTTCAAGATATCGCCAAGCGAATATGGGGAGCAGGAATTCTTGATATTGTGTTAAATCTTGGCGTTGTAATGGCCATTGCGATCCTATTTGGTCTTGATTGGTTTACTGCGTTCCTAATTGGTGGGGTCACGTATGCGACTAGTTCATCAATCACGGCCAAGTTATTGGATGATCGCAGTCGAATGGCGAACACGGAAACAGAATTTATTCTAGCGTTGCTCATCTTTGAGGACTTGATTGCGCCGATTGTGGTAGCCATTCTTATTGGGATGAGCAGCGGTGATTCGTTTGCTGCTATTGATTTACTTGTATTGCTCGGCAAGATTGTTGGTTTAGGTCTTGGAGCTATCCTCTTAGGGAAATTTGTATTTAAAGGGTTCGGCACGTTCTTGGACAAGATTGATGATGAAGATTTTAAGATTGCATTGCTTATCGGGATTGCGCTCACTTATGGAGGATTGGCACTATTTCTTGGGTTGTCTGAAGTGCTTGGAGCTTTCTTAGCTGGCATCATGCTAAGTGAGGTCGGGAAGATTGAGCGAATTGAGCATACCGTTCTTCCGGTGAAAGATTTGATGCTGCCGTTGTTCTTCGTGTATTTCGGTACGACGGTTGAGCTTTTGAATGGTGTTCCGATGATTATGCTACTAATCATCTTGTTAGTCTGGTCCATGTTCGGGAAAATCCTCGTTGGTATTGTCGGTGGGCGAGTATTCGGCCTTAGTAAGCGTGTGGCCTTTCGAGCGGGATTATCCATTTGTTCTCGTGGAGAGTTTTCGGTCGTCATTGCTGCGTTGGCGGCTGGAACTACGAAAGTATTTTCAGGTATTTATATTATCGCAGCCGCTCTCCTCGGTATGTTGTTCTTTGAGAAGGCTCCCCAATTAACCAATCTCGTATATGGGAAGCCAGTTAAGAAAACAAAGTCACTAAAGGTGCCTGGTAATTAA
- a CDS encoding alpha/beta fold hydrolase codes for MTTIHGKEKWLDHSGTRICYEHFPSSTPKPAIVFVHGFLSSKFCYRYMIPELTKHYEVFAFDYPPFGNSDKVRTYQFSYRNFAAIIVELLNKHSIHRAYVAGHSMGGQIALLCAHMYPERIEKLILFAPSTYIKKAGFWFHAMSYLPAFPIMLKRFLHKRGVYDSLLDCVYDAQMINKEMIKGYMQPFLKDDIFHCLAKMIRDREGDLNSDLLRKIKTDCLVFWGKEDKVLPVSLGYRLVQDLPSATLQTFEKIGHLLPEEIPQTLTEQMIVFCSLNKQATS; via the coding sequence ATGACGACCATTCACGGAAAGGAGAAATGGTTAGATCATAGCGGTACGCGCATTTGCTACGAACACTTTCCCTCTTCTACTCCAAAGCCTGCAATTGTGTTTGTCCACGGCTTTTTATCATCTAAATTTTGTTATCGCTACATGATTCCTGAGTTAACAAAGCATTATGAGGTATTTGCTTTTGACTACCCTCCGTTTGGGAACAGTGATAAAGTACGCACCTACCAGTTTTCCTACAGGAACTTCGCTGCCATAATTGTAGAACTGTTGAATAAGCATAGTATTCACCGTGCGTATGTAGCTGGACATTCAATGGGGGGACAAATTGCTTTACTATGTGCTCACATGTATCCAGAGCGAATAGAGAAACTCATTCTATTCGCGCCTTCCACCTATATTAAGAAGGCAGGTTTCTGGTTCCACGCGATGAGTTATCTCCCAGCGTTCCCAATTATGTTGAAACGTTTCCTGCACAAACGAGGGGTGTATGATTCGTTACTCGATTGTGTATACGACGCTCAAATGATTAACAAAGAGATGATAAAAGGCTATATGCAACCCTTCTTGAAAGATGACATTTTTCATTGTCTTGCTAAGATGATTCGTGATCGAGAAGGGGATTTAAACTCTGATCTTCTACGAAAGATAAAAACCGATTGCCTCGTGTTTTGGGGGAAAGAGGATAAAGTATTACCTGTGTCGCTCGGATACCGGCTGGTTCAAGATCTACCATCCGCCACTTTACAAACATTCGAGAAAATTGGACACCTGCTTCCAGAGGAAATTCCGCAGACATTAACTGAGCAAATGATTGTATTCTGCTCACTAAATAAACAGGCTACCTCTTAG
- a CDS encoding leucyl aminopeptidase, producing MYTVRKDGLFESGKALVIGLFHENKRQQPVYQELNERLNHALDVYIQNGDVSNDYKHISKVYTLNLVPVERIYVVGLGKKKELTTNKLKNAFGALAKRVKQDGVEELRFALSSFTTNDLTDSLVTEALAEAVQMAPYEFEHYKTMNERPSTRLLQVELVSVEDEQRLLQAAKKGEALGHGVNTARHLVQLPGNLLTATDMAAFARSLAEEHGFEIEVLEKEDMQQLGMGALLAVNQGSTEPPKMIVLRYQGKEVWQNAIGLVGKGITFDTGGYSIKTKEGIVGMKGDMGGAAAVLGAMDTIGRLRPKQNVVAVIPSTDNMISGGAMKPDDVITSLSGKTIEVLNTDAEGRLALADGITYAKHHKAEKVIDVATLTGGVIVALGDGTTGAMTNNASLYGEIETASKVTDEPIWQLPYNKQYRDKVRSSELADLNNSPGRKAHAIMAGAFLAEFAEQTPWVHLDIAGTAQSDTATDLGPKGPTGVMSRTLATYILGQ from the coding sequence ATGTATACAGTAAGAAAAGATGGACTCTTTGAATCTGGAAAGGCACTTGTCATTGGGTTATTCCATGAGAATAAACGGCAGCAGCCGGTTTATCAAGAATTAAATGAGCGGTTGAACCATGCGCTAGATGTCTATATCCAAAACGGGGACGTATCTAACGATTATAAACATATTTCGAAAGTTTATACGCTAAACCTCGTTCCTGTTGAACGGATTTATGTTGTAGGGCTCGGTAAGAAGAAGGAATTGACGACGAATAAGTTGAAAAATGCGTTCGGAGCGTTAGCAAAGCGTGTAAAGCAAGACGGGGTGGAGGAGCTTAGGTTCGCTCTTTCTAGTTTCACTACGAATGATCTAACGGATTCCTTAGTTACAGAGGCGCTTGCAGAAGCGGTTCAAATGGCTCCCTATGAGTTTGAGCATTACAAAACGATGAATGAACGGCCTTCAACTCGATTGCTACAGGTCGAATTGGTTTCAGTAGAAGATGAACAGCGATTGCTACAAGCGGCCAAAAAGGGGGAAGCGCTAGGGCATGGCGTGAATACAGCTCGTCACCTTGTTCAATTGCCTGGGAATTTATTGACGGCAACAGACATGGCAGCGTTTGCTCGGTCGCTTGCAGAAGAGCATGGATTTGAAATTGAAGTACTAGAGAAAGAAGACATGCAGCAGCTAGGCATGGGGGCATTGCTTGCTGTGAACCAAGGCTCTACCGAACCGCCGAAAATGATTGTACTACGTTATCAGGGGAAAGAAGTTTGGCAGAATGCCATCGGATTAGTAGGAAAGGGCATTACCTTTGACACTGGTGGGTATTCGATTAAGACGAAGGAAGGTATTGTCGGTATGAAAGGGGACATGGGCGGTGCTGCTGCTGTCCTAGGTGCTATGGATACGATTGGTCGTTTACGCCCGAAACAAAACGTGGTGGCCGTCATCCCATCGACGGACAATATGATAAGTGGCGGAGCGATGAAGCCAGATGATGTCATTACGTCACTAAGTGGCAAGACAATTGAAGTCTTAAACACGGACGCAGAAGGAAGATTAGCGCTTGCAGATGGAATTACCTACGCCAAGCATCATAAGGCTGAGAAGGTGATTGATGTAGCCACTCTTACAGGTGGGGTCATTGTGGCGTTAGGCGATGGAACGACCGGGGCTATGACGAATAACGCTTCGTTATATGGCGAGATTGAAACGGCCTCCAAAGTTACGGACGAGCCAATTTGGCAGTTGCCTTATAACAAGCAGTACCGTGATAAAGTTCGGTCTAGTGAGTTGGCTGACCTGAACAACTCTCCAGGTCGTAAAGCGCACGCAATCATGGCCGGAGCATTCTTAGCGGAATTTGCAGAACAAACGCCATGGGTCCACCTCGATATCGCAGGAACCGCTCAATCAGATACCGCTACGGACTTAGGACCAAAAGGCCCGACAGGAGTTATGTCTAGAACATTAGCTACTTATATTCTCGGTCAATAA
- a CDS encoding 3D domain-containing protein, producing the protein MKKINVWLNRILIVILAVGAIYSTLTTISNVSATDVKRSLSIGIETVAASEVPGVHSLYRSLGFESKGFKHRKPHMRYISSQEVEGPQKLADVIDLSQYETATVLATGYTAGVESTGKNPGHPLYGITYSGVKVTRDLYSTIAADLTIFPIGTVLFIPDYGYGVVADKGGAIKGNKIDLYYETVADVYENWGKKTVEVYVVKMGEGQLTEEQLLELNETEALQVFREEIKKS; encoded by the coding sequence TTGAAGAAAATAAACGTATGGCTAAATCGTATTCTTATCGTCATATTAGCTGTGGGAGCAATCTATTCAACTCTCACCACAATCTCAAACGTTTCAGCAACGGATGTGAAACGTTCGTTATCGATAGGGATAGAGACTGTAGCCGCATCGGAAGTTCCAGGCGTACATAGCCTTTACCGCTCGCTAGGATTTGAGTCTAAAGGTTTCAAGCATCGAAAGCCCCATATGAGATACATTTCCAGTCAAGAAGTAGAAGGGCCACAGAAATTGGCTGATGTCATTGACCTAAGTCAATATGAGACGGCGACCGTTTTGGCGACTGGCTATACTGCTGGTGTAGAGTCGACTGGGAAAAATCCAGGACATCCTCTATATGGCATAACCTATTCTGGCGTGAAAGTTACGAGAGACCTTTATTCAACGATTGCGGCTGACTTAACCATTTTCCCAATTGGAACGGTTCTCTTTATCCCAGACTATGGTTATGGAGTGGTAGCGGACAAGGGCGGTGCGATTAAGGGTAATAAGATTGATCTATACTATGAAACGGTAGCAGATGTATATGAGAATTGGGGAAAGAAAACTGTAGAGGTATACGTCGTGAAGATGGGTGAGGGACAGTTAACTGAGGAGCAGTTGTTAGAGTTAAATGAAACAGAAGCGCTCCAAGTCTTTCGTGAGGAAATAAAGAAGAGTTAA
- a CDS encoding NAD(P)/FAD-dependent oxidoreductase, with protein sequence MNRPNIVVLGAGYGGMITTTRLQKMLGANEANITLVNKHNYHYQTTWLHENAAGTLHQDRTRIKISDVVDTNRVNFVQDTVVSIQPEEKKVKLEDGELDYDYLVIGLGFEAETFGISGLKEHAFSITNINNSRLIREHIDYTFAQYNNQKDEHKEDLNIVVGGAGFTGIEFVGEMANRIPELCEEYDVPRDKVRLINVEAAPTVLPGFDEALVEYAMNLLEGKGVEFKTGTMLKEVREDSILVEKDEQQEVIPTNTVVWAAGVRGNSIVEESGFETMRGRVKVTEDLRVSGYDDVFIVGDCALIINEETDRPYPPTAQIAIQEAVQTAKNLQTLVRGGDKLEGFVPNLQGTVASLGEGKAIGVILDGKKLFGWTASVMKKVIDNRYLLKLGGIGLLLKKGKFNIFTK encoded by the coding sequence ATGAATAGACCTAATATTGTCGTTCTTGGTGCTGGTTACGGCGGGATGATTACGACAACTCGCCTACAGAAAATGCTTGGTGCCAACGAAGCCAATATCACTTTAGTGAACAAGCATAATTACCATTATCAAACTACATGGCTTCATGAAAACGCAGCAGGTACGTTGCACCAGGATCGCACTCGTATCAAAATTTCTGACGTAGTTGATACAAATCGTGTGAATTTCGTTCAAGATACAGTTGTTTCAATCCAACCTGAAGAGAAGAAAGTTAAGCTTGAAGACGGTGAATTGGATTATGACTATCTTGTAATCGGACTTGGGTTCGAAGCAGAAACATTTGGAATTAGCGGATTGAAAGAACACGCATTTTCCATTACGAACATTAATAACTCTCGTCTAATCCGTGAGCATATTGATTACACATTCGCTCAGTACAACAACCAAAAAGATGAACATAAAGAAGACTTGAACATCGTAGTTGGTGGTGCTGGTTTCACTGGTATCGAATTCGTAGGTGAAATGGCAAACCGTATTCCTGAGCTTTGTGAAGAATACGATGTTCCACGCGATAAAGTTCGCTTAATCAACGTAGAGGCTGCTCCGACAGTTCTTCCAGGCTTTGACGAAGCTCTTGTTGAATACGCAATGAACCTTCTTGAAGGAAAAGGCGTAGAATTCAAGACAGGTACAATGCTTAAAGAAGTTCGTGAAGACAGCATCCTTGTTGAGAAAGATGAACAGCAAGAAGTTATCCCAACCAATACAGTCGTATGGGCAGCAGGTGTGCGCGGTAACTCTATCGTGGAAGAGTCTGGCTTTGAAACAATGCGTGGCCGTGTGAAGGTTACTGAAGACCTTCGTGTATCTGGTTACGACGATGTCTTCATCGTTGGTGACTGTGCGTTAATTATTAACGAAGAAACAGATCGCCCTTACCCACCAACTGCACAAATTGCAATCCAAGAAGCCGTTCAAACTGCGAAGAACCTCCAAACGCTTGTACGTGGCGGAGACAAGCTTGAAGGCTTTGTTCCAAACCTACAAGGTACAGTAGCATCTCTTGGTGAAGGGAAAGCGATTGGTGTTATCCTTGATGGCAAGAAATTATTCGGTTGGACAGCTTCTGTTATGAAGAAAGTCATCGATAACCGTTACCTATTGAAACTAGGCGGCATCGGTCTACTTCTTAAAAAAGGGAAGTTCAACATTTTCACGAAATAA
- a CDS encoding cation:proton antiporter regulatory subunit: MQVSVSKLPGIGQKISFRTTENSQLVLIVHHTGKRELYFFDDADSDEADFAMDLTADETRELGAQLLGATYQPVDADKLKVFKNQVVIDWIEIKPESPIAYHTIEQSEIRNETGATIIGIVKGDDMIAIPDADTVLQPGDVLTSIGKKDQIAALSDLCKGEG, encoded by the coding sequence ATGCAAGTTTCAGTTTCTAAGTTGCCAGGAATTGGACAGAAGATTTCGTTCCGTACAACGGAGAATAGTCAGCTCGTCCTCATTGTTCATCATACCGGAAAGAGAGAGCTTTATTTCTTTGATGATGCAGATAGCGATGAAGCGGATTTCGCAATGGATTTAACGGCGGATGAAACGAGGGAGCTAGGAGCGCAACTCTTAGGTGCTACCTACCAACCGGTGGATGCCGACAAATTAAAAGTGTTTAAAAATCAGGTCGTTATTGACTGGATTGAAATTAAGCCAGAATCTCCTATTGCTTACCATACGATTGAACAATCGGAGATTCGTAATGAAACTGGTGCGACGATTATTGGAATTGTTAAAGGAGACGACATGATTGCCATTCCGGATGCGGATACAGTGCTTCAACCAGGTGATGTTCTGACTTCAATTGGAAAGAAGGATCAGATAGCAGCACTTTCCGATTTATGTAAAGGAGAGGGTTAA
- a CDS encoding kinase-associated lipoprotein B, whose protein sequence is MEPNQLVKAHYKTGIYIGRIIEDRGQAYLVEVLAVDKHPQQGDLHNPGQTENVFFHQRKALSFREKANVPKAAAHHYDDEIPAYETSLKDAVEQLKNKLNRRETSFNQRAYENVLDLERQYFR, encoded by the coding sequence ATGGAGCCAAATCAACTTGTGAAAGCTCACTATAAAACCGGAATCTATATTGGTCGCATTATCGAGGACCGTGGCCAAGCCTATCTCGTAGAAGTGTTGGCTGTGGACAAGCACCCTCAACAAGGGGACCTTCACAATCCCGGCCAAACGGAGAATGTCTTCTTCCATCAACGGAAAGCGTTAAGCTTCCGAGAAAAAGCCAATGTGCCAAAGGCTGCCGCTCATCACTATGACGATGAAATCCCAGCCTATGAGACCTCTTTAAAAGATGCTGTTGAGCAGCTAAAGAATAAGTTAAACCGGAGAGAGACGAGTTTTAATCAGCGCGCTTATGAGAATGTACTAGACCTTGAACGCCAATACTTCCGCTAA
- a CDS encoding divergent PAP2 family protein codes for MELFYNFPLWASLCAIVFAQVVKIPIEFLASRKFDPGLAFATGGMPSSHSAAVTALATGVGIQEGLDSNIFAVACVFAIIVMFDSTGVRRQTGEQAIMLNQLSKDFTRFMEEAKLWNSKDDFAKREELKELLGHQPIEVFFGGLTGIILTVVLYQFI; via the coding sequence ATGGAATTATTCTACAACTTTCCACTTTGGGCATCTTTATGCGCTATCGTCTTTGCCCAAGTCGTCAAAATTCCCATTGAATTCCTTGCATCAAGAAAATTTGACCCTGGATTGGCCTTTGCTACAGGAGGAATGCCAAGTAGTCACTCGGCAGCTGTAACAGCTCTCGCAACTGGGGTAGGCATTCAAGAAGGATTAGATTCGAACATCTTCGCCGTGGCATGTGTGTTCGCGATTATTGTTATGTTCGATTCAACTGGGGTACGACGCCAAACTGGTGAACAAGCGATTATGCTCAACCAGCTCTCCAAAGATTTCACACGCTTTATGGAAGAAGCAAAGCTCTGGAACAGCAAGGATGACTTTGCGAAACGTGAAGAGTTGAAGGAACTTCTAGGGCACCAACCAATAGAGGTATTCTTTGGAGGATTAACTGGAATTATCTTAACCGTTGTTCTCTATCAATTCATATAA
- a CDS encoding MalY/PatB family protein, which translates to MSRFTEIVDRTQTRSVKWDLVEKMFENQDVLPMWVADMDFKAPEAVIDALTERAQHGVFGYTVPDEYVHGTIQKWLSAKHDWNTNTDWLTYSPGVVPSLHTIVEALTNRGDSILIQTPVYPPFYSVIEDHEREILKNPLVLREGRYEIDFTSFEEELKKGVSLFILCNPHNPVGRVWTEEELRKMADLCLMYNVPIVSDEIHSDLIYRNHKHVPIASLSEDISKETITLLSPTKTFNLAGIQGSYIVTPDEHKKEKIDRQFGLQGIKMLNVFAITALEAAYTEGDEWLQELIDYLEGNKQYVIDTISTSTDKIKVIEPEGTYLIWLDCRGLGLEHEELKHFMQHKAKVGLNDGASFGEEGEGFMRINIACPRATLEEGIRRITEAL; encoded by the coding sequence ATGTCACGTTTCACAGAGATTGTAGATCGCACACAAACACGTTCCGTCAAATGGGACTTAGTTGAGAAGATGTTTGAGAATCAGGATGTGCTGCCTATGTGGGTAGCAGATATGGACTTCAAAGCCCCTGAAGCTGTAATTGACGCTTTGACTGAGCGAGCTCAGCACGGGGTATTTGGGTATACCGTCCCTGATGAGTATGTGCATGGAACCATTCAGAAATGGCTCTCAGCTAAACATGACTGGAACACGAACACCGATTGGCTGACCTATAGCCCAGGGGTTGTTCCGTCGTTGCATACCATTGTCGAAGCGCTCACGAATCGAGGAGATTCAATCTTGATCCAGACACCTGTGTATCCGCCATTTTATAGCGTGATAGAGGATCATGAGCGTGAAATACTTAAGAATCCTTTAGTCTTAAGGGAGGGACGCTATGAGATTGATTTCACGTCGTTTGAAGAAGAACTCAAGAAAGGGGTCTCGCTCTTTATCCTATGTAATCCACATAATCCTGTCGGAAGAGTCTGGACAGAAGAGGAATTAAGGAAAATGGCCGACCTCTGCCTTATGTACAACGTACCCATCGTATCTGATGAAATTCATAGTGATTTGATCTATCGTAACCATAAGCACGTTCCCATTGCCTCATTATCAGAAGACATTTCTAAAGAGACCATAACGCTCTTATCCCCAACGAAGACATTTAACTTAGCCGGCATTCAGGGGTCCTATATTGTAACCCCTGATGAACACAAAAAAGAGAAAATTGATCGCCAATTCGGACTCCAAGGGATAAAAATGCTTAATGTCTTCGCAATTACTGCGCTAGAGGCAGCCTACACCGAAGGAGATGAATGGTTGCAAGAACTTATCGATTACCTAGAAGGCAATAAACAGTATGTAATTGATACAATCAGCACATCTACAGATAAGATTAAAGTTATTGAGCCAGAAGGCACCTACTTGATATGGCTCGATTGTCGAGGCCTAGGCTTAGAGCACGAAGAATTAAAACACTTTATGCAACACAAGGCTAAGGTCGGCTTAAACGACGGTGCTTCTTTCGGAGAAGAAGGGGAAGGGTTTATGCGGATCAATATTGCCTGTCCTAGAGCTACGCTCGAAGAAGGTATTCGACGTATAACCGAGGCTCTCTAA
- the deoD gene encoding purine-nucleoside phosphorylase → MSVHIGANQGDIADKILLPGDPLRAKYIAENFLEDAVCYNEVRGMYGYTGTYKGERISVQGTGMGVPSISIYVNELIQSYDVKKLIRVGSCGALQEDVNVRDVILASTSSTDSQMNRMNFGGIDYAPTADFPLLKSAYEAGVQKGLNLRVGNVFTSDSFYRDNAMELFNQLASYNVLAVEMETTALYTLAAKYNRQALSVLTVSDHILTGEETTAQERQTTFNEMIEIALEAAIQD, encoded by the coding sequence ATGAGTGTACATATTGGTGCAAATCAGGGAGATATTGCAGATAAGATTCTTCTTCCTGGTGACCCACTACGAGCAAAATATATTGCAGAAAACTTCCTAGAAGATGCCGTTTGCTATAACGAGGTTCGCGGCATGTATGGATATACAGGAACATACAAAGGTGAGCGCATCTCTGTTCAAGGTACAGGCATGGGCGTACCTTCAATCTCCATTTATGTGAATGAGTTAATTCAAAGCTATGACGTGAAGAAACTTATCCGCGTTGGCTCGTGTGGAGCTCTTCAAGAGGATGTGAACGTTCGCGATGTCATTCTCGCATCCACATCCTCTACAGACTCCCAGATGAATCGCATGAACTTCGGTGGAATTGACTATGCACCAACTGCAGATTTCCCACTTCTTAAATCAGCATATGAAGCTGGCGTTCAAAAGGGGTTAAACCTCCGCGTTGGAAATGTCTTCACAAGCGATAGCTTCTACAGAGATAATGCAATGGAGCTCTTCAATCAACTTGCAAGCTATAACGTATTAGCAGTTGAAATGGAAACAACAGCTCTTTACACATTGGCAGCTAAATACAACCGCCAAGCGCTATCTGTATTAACAGTAAGTGATCACATTCTTACTGGCGAAGAAACAACCGCACAAGAGCGTCAAACAACTTTCAATGAAATGATTGAGATTGCTTTAGAAGCAGCCATTCAAGACTAA